Genomic segment of Tiliqua scincoides isolate rTilSci1 chromosome 1, rTilSci1.hap2, whole genome shotgun sequence:
ccaatggcccaataggtcaagggagctgccagctgaaaaagtttgggaaccactgatttagactcTTTATAATCCCAGATGAATTTTTCATGGTACCAAGTGTAGTGAGGTTACTCTAGCTAGCTCTGCCTTAACATCTCCCAGAGGTCTCAGTCTTTTGAATGAACAAGCTATTCCCAGTCATTCATCCAGCCCAGGATCCTGTTTTCATCAATAGTCAAATGCTTTTACAAAGGGAACAAGCAGGAAAGCAGCCCTCCCCTACTGTTTGTCCCAGCCAACTGGTATGCAGAGCTACACTGCATACTACAGTTTGAACACATAGGCTCCATTTAGCCAACATGGCTAATTGGTCTACCAACAATTACCCTCCCTGAATTAGGGCAAActgctaacccactttccagcaccaacataagggcaatgcaagttacgggtaagggaacaaacattgccgtaccttggcctctgtgactgccccccaactgcaggatgcagcacatgccccactggcacaactatgtctgtgctggaaagtaggttaggatttgtgcCCTTAGTCTAATACCCTCTTAAAGCCATCTAACCTAGTGGCCATGACTAGATCTTGAGGCAGCAGACCCCATACATTAAGTGTGCAGCCTACTATTAGGAGACAAATATTtcttctatccactttatccataaTCTTCTAGgactgcggttctcaaactctcagggagttcgAGGACCACTGTAAGTGCCTGCATGGGAacagggaaggcagtgggggcaaggagaaggcagtgacgcaatccccaggattgcatcattaagaagggtgcagggactggcatccacttaccagtccctgcagcagcctcctggggatgcaaGGAGCCCTATGCAACCCTCCACATggttccccagccttcagaaagtgaagtggagcaatcacgccctgcctccacaaaattggaagtggagtgcgatcgttctgcttttactttttgaagtctggggagccctgcgaagggTCACACAGGGCTTCCTACACTCTCGGGagactgcagcagggactggtaagtaaatgccagtccctgaagcccccttagcgacatgatcctgggaatcatgtcgctgactccccccaccccgccccttaaggggaaagagtacagggccctcaggttggggagTCACtaagccccagtttgagaatccctgctcTATGATATACttcccacccattctttttttcctaatgAATCCAAAATGCTTTACCCTCCTAGagtagagaaggtgctccaactTTTTTTATCATTTCAGTTTCCATTTTATAACTTCATGATTGGCCCATCTCAAAAAAAGATAAATACAGCCACACCATTGATTTAAGGCCCTTGTAATTTTCAATCCCTTTTCTGATGATtaacatggaatttgccttttttATTTCCACTGATCACCAGCTAGCATTTCCAGTGAACAATTCACCATAAATCTAAGAAATCAATGGCCTTAGAGGACACTTAGTAGATAAAAAAGATGTAAATTTTAAATTCTTAACATCTCAgccttttctcttaaaaataacCTCATGTAAACCCCATGTTTGTCTAGGCTTAATGTAAACATCTCTTAAAACTCAGTTTGTGACCCTCTTATGAAAGGCTGCCTTTCTTTGTAAACAAACTGTGGGGAAAACATTTGCCTATCATAATACAGTGCAACAGGTCATATTCTCATATCATATCTTGATATGGTGAACCAGGGACTTTCAAGTCACTACACAGGTTATGTGCTGATCCATCTGGATGACACTGTACTCATCCTCTAATAACTACATAATCTCTGAAAGTGGCTCAGAGTTAAGTGCATAAATTATATTTAGAACTCTACCTACCAATCAATTTAgaacatatttaaataaatggaaaattCCAATTTAAAATCAATGGTTTAGCCTTTTCAGTCAGCAACTTAAACAGCTGGTTTGAATCACTCCACCCTGCTTAAACTCTGCATTGGGCTGTGGCCATGAAATACAGATTAGAAGTCCCATTAGAAAGTAAACAAAAGGCATCAGTGTCTAAACATTGCACTGGCCTCAGAGAGCATGCCAACCTGGTTTATATCCCTTCCAAACAAAGACCCACAGATGGTACAGTTTTGAAGCAAGCAGGATCACACCATTTATGACCAGGAAAACATTTCATCTAATGCAGTCTCTTGAAATGGGAAGATGGTTTGGGTGGCAAGCAAAGAGGAGCACAATTCAAATCACCACTCTCTGACACCACACCTCTGACACTACAGAGGTGTACAGTTAGGTAACGAGACATACATTTTAGAAAGACACAAGCCATGGCATGCTGAACATGCTGATTAGTGAAATGCAAAGGAAGTGAAAGCAGATTACCTGAAGGTTTACTCAGCTTTGTTGAAAACATAGGGGAtaatttctccttttctttaacAGAAGCAGCTCCTCTCTCAGCTTCTTTTCCTACACTGACTTCCTTTCCTATACACTCTGCAGGCAAAGGAGGAGCCTCAGCCGTTTCAAGAACTTCTCTGTCCAGTTTTTCAGAGGACTTTTCCAAGGGAAGATCTTGCTCTTCAATTCTGACATGTACATTTTTCAAAGACAGGTCCTGGGCTACCTCTTGGTAAGGAGACTGCCTTAACTCCGTTTTGACTGCACCAATAATCTCACTACTTTCGTCTTCTTTTAGTGTACCATTTTCTGTCGCTCCCACCACGGACTCAGCAACCTGATAAGAGATTCTGGAAAAATCATCTGTTTCTGGAGAGGATTCTGCAGACAGCATACTTTTATCCCATTTTTGATGTTCCTTAGAAACAGTGAAATCATCTGAGTAAGTGCTGAGTTCTTCCATATGTATTTGAGGGGACTTTTGCTTCTTGGCAAGGTCTGTAGCCTCCACCTCTGGAGACCACGCTGCAGGTACATGTTTGGAAGGTTCCAGCTCAGGCTGGAAGGATTCCAAGTAAGGTTTGCTAACAAGAGGCTGCAATTCCTCAGGTTTCTTCTTCTGACCTTCCTCTGACACAAGCTTAGGGGCAGTTTCAAGTGGTTCCTCTTCTTtcacagcttctctctctgtCTGAGCAAGGTGGAGTTCTGGCTGAGAAATAAAGAAGTCACTTTTTCCAGGCAGAGTTGGTGGCGATGCTTTCTCAAGATGCTCAGGATATTCAGGCACAGGTTGTGAAACACATTCTGTCATGACTGTCTTGGAGTAATCCGTAAAGGCTGGAGAAGCAGATTCATTGGAGACCTTGGTTTCTTTAACTAAATCACAGGCAATGGAGATATAAGAAGTCTCCAACACTTCTTGAGCTGCACCATTCTGAGAATCAGGTTCCTTAGCATTGATCTCCACCTTTGGCTCCTGCACCTGGGTTGCTAGTACATTCATCGTCTCCTGGTAGGATGGAGGCTTCTCCGACTTCTTCATTACATTCTCATAGTCATCAGTAGCAGCGGCAGCAGTAAAACTTTCTGATGAAGAGACTTCAAGCTGTATGGCAGGGCCACCTACCCCAACAGTGTTTGCATTCAATGGTGCTTCCATAACAATATCTGGCAAAACTGGGGATGGAGCAGTTTCTGTTCCTCCTTCAAAGGAGGGACAGAGCTGTACAGCAGCATTCAAAGGTTCTtgcaacaattcagatgtttggACCAAATCAATCTGGGGTTCATaagcaagtttggggctgattgCATCATGCAGCTCACTCTCACATGCTTCTTGAACTAAATCTGGAGTGAGACCTTCAGGCATATTAGCCACAGCATCAGCAGGCTTCACCGGCAGACTCTCTGCTTTATCAAAATCAGCTTTCTGGGCTCTGCCACTTGCCAGCTCAGCCTGAGTACCACTCTGCTCTGTGCCAAAATGAGCCTTCATTTCTGCTATCTTTTTCTCATCCGTTTTATTTGCAGAAGTCTGTTCCTCTACCAGAGGCAGAGACTTGGCCTTGTTGCTCTCAACTATCTCAGCCGGCTCAAACTTGTCACAAGTAATATAAGCTTGTGAGGATTCTTTTGTAGCTTCTGGAGTGCTTGGGAAAGAAATATCTTCATTGCTACTTTCACTCTCTTTTTCAAAGTCTTTTTGTGCTGGTGGAGTCTTACCCTTCTCTGAATCGTACTTATCTATGCCACTTTCTAACTTGCCATCCAACTGATTCTTCACTGAATCGTTCAAACCACTTTTTTCATTACTAGCCCATGCCGATTCAAAAGGCTTGAAGTCTACATATTCATCCCTTACAGAACGGTTATCTGTGAAAGCTCCTTTATCATCATGATCATCAATATACTTCCTATCCTCAAGAAAGGAGTCTTTATCCTGCTTTGAAAACAATTCAACAGGCGAGTCTGGGGAAGAGTCCTGCTGATACACAGGAAATTTTTCTATATCAGACCTTACTTTAGTGTCTACTGCTGCCTCAGGCTGAGATAAAGAAAAAAGTTCTGCTCCGCTATATGGGGGCACACTTCCTGAATGTTTTACTTCTGGAGCATCACCATCATCCTCTGCAAGGAATGGGTTTCGTGCATTTTTGGTAGCTGCTTTAAATGCCTCAATTTCAACATGATCATAACTGCCTTTTGCAGAAAGTCCATCTGATATTGTATCAAGGGCTGCATGTTCTTTAAAAGGGTTGGCTGAgagaggagagagggaaggaagagaagcagtaGCATCAAGCAGGACAGCGGCAGAATCTTCTTGGTTGGCCAAGTGCGCGCGACTTGGCTGTTCTTGCCAGTCCATACTTTCGTCTGTGGCCATGGACAGAAAGGAGAGTTAGCAAGAGTGCAAGTGCTGTGAAAGTTAAGGCAAGTTTAATGACAGCTTCCAAAACAGTAGCTAGTTCAACCCTTACAGCTGGGAAGTTTAGCAAGAAGGGCATGCATTATTACGTTAGCCAAAGAAGGCAAATGTTAATGGAGCAACAAATTCTGGGCAATCCAGTTAAGGTTACAGAAAAGCTCAGGACCATGCCAAGCACCCACATTTTATAAAATAACCAGAGTGATGGGTCTCATTTCTTCTCCACCCCACTGCTCcagaccttttttaaaaaaaaaaaaaaaaagcaaacaaacccacACTATTCGATCTGACACAGACATAATACCCACAGTCTTTTAACCATTAATATTTAATAGGATGTTGCCTCATAAACGTCTTCTCCTGCTCTTCTTAACCCCAGTTTGCTTTTGTGGGTCTACCATCGCTAATCCTGTTTAAACACTGGGTTCCCCCTTAACCAGTGTTTGAAACTAGTTTTGGAACTAGCTTGGTTACAATGGGAATCTTGTTTAGTATTAAATGTAGTTAATATCTACAAACAAAAAACTCTGGTTAAGGTTGGAAAAGATAATTCACACTGAAGGGGAATGGAAAGCCTGCAACCCACTCTTTTCATCATGGTTAAGAGACTGGCAGGCCCTGTTCAGACATCATGCTAAACTATGGTTTAATCGTGATTTTAGCAAGATGATCACAAATCTCAGGCTCACAGATGAGGGAAGAATGTTCTCTACTTTAACTGCCAATTTGGGATGTACAAATCCAAGTTTGTTCTAACCAAAGGTACTTGCCAACTACCATTAGAAATTGGGATATGCAAATTTCAGACATAATAAATCTTTTAACAAAATGAGAAAACCTCCTCCCTCGTGCACAAGCCCAAGGCTCACAATCACTGCACTAAATGACGATTAAACAATACTGTAACATCTGGACTAGGTTACAGTGTTACATCTGCACTGGTCCTCAGTGGCATATCTGAGAGGAAAGATCTCAAAGGTAACTGCAATTACAAAAGAATGCCATTAGCACTAGAACTACATTAATCCATTACAATTAAAGCTGACTCTGCAATGGCAAAAGCAACTCTACTGTAAATGGTTAAGCTGTAAATAGTAGCTACAAGATATCCTACCAAGAAGGGTCCAAGAATTTACAGACAGCTGCGGTTTAAGTTTAAAACGAACTCTGTCAGAGTCTGAATTTTGAGCCGATTAAAAACTATGTTTTCTAAATTTAGCAGACTTGGTattcttggatccatgccagctttTAGTAAATACATCTAGAGTTTATtagtggggaagaggaagaaataCTCAAAGGACATAGGGCAAACTAATGCAAAGGGCTTGCTGAAATAACTTGCCTGCAGGAGAGTGCATCAGAGGTTCAGATGCAACAGGAAGAGCAAAAAGAGTCTCATCTGAAAAAGAAATACAGTATGACCTCAGCAGAAAGAAATATGGACAAGAACTTTTTttaagaaggggagagaaaagaacagcTTACAATCTTTAACCACCATTTCACACCCCTAATTTTAAAATCAAAGTAAGAGTTTGCATGTAAGAGATCATTCTGTGCAAGCTTCCCTCATCTAGCCCTCAGAGTTAGGGATCAATTACATTGTTTGCATTATGAGAAGGAAGCCCAGAAGCACTGGCTCAGAAGCACTGATCCAATCAGTTAAAATTCCAGGGCATTTCAGCCACCACACCCTTGCTTACTATCCCAGGTCATTCACAGGTCACCCAATATTCCACCCTCCTTGCCAAATAGCTAGCTATTGTTCACACTTTCCAAGACAACTCCTATGTCAGGACCCCTAATTTTACAGCTTTCCCCCACACAATACACTCAAGTGTATTGGCCAACTGTGCATCAACACGCAAAACTGAAGCCTGTATCTTCCATTCTTAAGCCTCAAAAGAGGTTTAATATGAAGCACACTGAAGTTGGTTaaaatgaactttaaaaaaaatgaaaaagaaatgtacCACATAGAATCAAGTATGGTAGGTCACATCAATCAGGAAGGTGGGTAAAATTAATGACCTTGCTTGAAATTCCAGGTTCAAACATTATCTTAATCCAGACAAACATTTTTGCACATCAGTTACACAGCACCAAATCTGAGCATTAGTTAAACTATAGTACTTTTGGTGAACAGAAGAACAATTTTGATTCAACCATTAACTCTCAAACATGTTTTACACAACCTCTACCCTACACCTTGCAAACCTGAAAAGCCACTATTTAAAGGAGTACAATATTGATCAGAAAATAACTATGGCCCgattctatcccctgccactccaCAGAATGCAGTTACACCTACAGAGCATT
This window contains:
- the RTN4 gene encoding reticulon-4 isoform X1; the encoded protein is MDDPDQSPLVSSSSPSAAGQERWQPQQPLFQYQFVKEPEEDEDEEEEEDEEEEDDERLEVRERKPATAPATFAAPTPPLLDLGASGERSPTRSPPAPQPAWTSPPGITSSASPSPPFASSPTAPEFAAPAEKEQEPPRSAPPPPPHREEPPAPAVPPRSAPLPPKREEPPAFVAKKGAASGSPDETLFALPVASEPLMHSPADESMDWQEQPSRAHLANQEDSAAVLLDATASLPSLSPLSANPFKEHAALDTISDGLSAKGSYDHVEIEAFKAATKNARNPFLAEDDGDAPEVKHSGSVPPYSGAELFSLSQPEAAVDTKVRSDIEKFPVYQQDSSPDSPVELFSKQDKDSFLEDRKYIDDHDDKGAFTDNRSVRDEYVDFKPFESAWASNEKSGLNDSVKNQLDGKLESGIDKYDSEKGKTPPAQKDFEKESESSNEDISFPSTPEATKESSQAYITCDKFEPAEIVESNKAKSLPLVEEQTSANKTDEKKIAEMKAHFGTEQSGTQAELASGRAQKADFDKAESLPVKPADAVANMPEGLTPDLVQEACESELHDAISPKLAYEPQIDLVQTSELLQEPLNAAVQLCPSFEGGTETAPSPVLPDIVMEAPLNANTVGVGGPAIQLEVSSSESFTAAAATDDYENVMKKSEKPPSYQETMNVLATQVQEPKVEINAKEPDSQNGAAQEVLETSYISIACDLVKETKVSNESASPAFTDYSKTVMTECVSQPVPEYPEHLEKASPPTLPGKSDFFISQPELHLAQTEREAVKEEEPLETAPKLVSEEGQKKKPEELQPLVSKPYLESFQPELEPSKHVPAAWSPEVEATDLAKKQKSPQIHMEELSTYSDDFTVSKEHQKWDKSMLSAESSPETDDFSRISYQVAESVVGATENGTLKEDESSEIIGAVKTELRQSPYQEVAQDLSLKNVHVRIEEQDLPLEKSSEKLDREVLETAEAPPLPAECIGKEVSVGKEAERGAASVKEKEKLSPMFSTKLSKPSVVDLLYWREVKKTGVVFGASLFLLLSLTVFSIVSVVAYIALAVLSVTISFRIYKGVIQAIQKSDEGHPFRAYLDKDVAVSEELVQKYSHVVLGHFNSTVKELRRLFLVDDLVDSLKFAVLMWVFTYVGALFNGLTLLILALISLFSIPVIYEKHQAQIDHYLGLANKNVKDAVAKIQAKIPGLKRKAE